One window of the Enterobacter huaxiensis genome contains the following:
- a CDS encoding PTS lactose/cellobiose transporter subunit IIA: protein MEDLETTIMELLVNAGAARSAALTALQMARKGDFDEAEKAMEESREYVKHAHTIQTQLIGLDEGTGKLPVNLITVHSQDHLMNAMVIQDLAGDMIELYRRIPLIN, encoded by the coding sequence ATGGAAGACCTGGAAACCACGATCATGGAACTGCTGGTCAACGCCGGTGCGGCGCGAAGCGCAGCGCTGACGGCGCTGCAGATGGCGCGCAAAGGCGACTTTGACGAAGCCGAAAAAGCGATGGAAGAGTCGCGTGAATATGTTAAGCATGCGCACACCATCCAGACGCAGCTGATTGGTCTTGATGAGGGCACCGGAAAGCTTCCGGTTAACCTGATCACCGTTCACTCGCAGGATCACCTGATGAACGCGATGGTCATTCAGGATCTGGCGGGCGATATGATTGAGCTTTATCGGCGGATCCCGTTGATAAACTGA
- the rpoC gene encoding DNA-directed RNA polymerase subunit beta', which produces MKDLLKFLKAQTKTEEFDAIKIALASPDMIRSWSFGEVKKPETINYRTFKPERDGLFCARIFGPVKDYECLCGKYKRLKHRGVICEKCGVEVTQTKVRRERMGHIELASPTAHIWFLKSLPSRIGLLLDMPLRDIERVLYFESYVVIEGGMTNLERNQILTEEQYLDALEEFGDEFDAKMGAEAIQALLKSMDLEQECETLREELNETNSETKRKKLTKRIKLLEAFVQSGNKPEWMILTVLPVLPPDLRPLVPLDGGRFATSDLNDLYRRVINRNNRLKRLLDLAAPDIIVRNEKRMLQEAVDALLDNGRRGRAITGSNKRPLKSLADMIKGKQGRFRQNLLGKRVDYSGRSVITVGPYLRLHQCGLPKKMALELFKPFIYGKLELRGLATTIKAAKKMVEREEAVVWDILDEVIREHPVLLNRAPTLHRLGIQAFEPVLIEGKAIQLHPLVCAAYNADFDGDQMAVHVPLTLEAQLEARALMMSTNNILSPANGEPIIVPSQDVVLGLYYMTRDCVNAKGEGMVLTGPKEAERIYRAGLASLHARVKVRITEYEKDDNGEFVAKTSLKDTTVGRAILWMIVPKGLPFSIVNQALGKKAISKMLNTCYRILGLKPTVIFADQTMYTGFAYAARSGASVGIDDMVIPEKKHEIISEAEAEVAEIQEQFQSGLVTAGERYNKVIDIWAAANDRVSKAMMDNLQTETVINRDGVEEQQVSFNSIYMMADSGARGSAAQIRQLAGMRGLMAKPDGSIIETPITANFREGLNVLQYFISTHGARKGLADTALKTANSGYLTRRLVDVAQDLVVTEDDCGTLEGITMTPVIEGGDVKEPLRDRVLGRVTAEDILKPGTADILVPRNTLLHEHMCDLLEANSVDSVKVRSVVSCDTDFGVCAHCYGRDLARGHIINKGEAIGVIAAQSIGEPGTQLTMRTFHIGGAASRAAAESSIQVKNKGSIKLSNAKSVVNSAGKLVVTSRNTELKLIDEFGRTKESYKVPYGAVMAKGDGEQVAGGETVANWDPHTMPVITEVSGFIRFTDMIDGQTITRQTDELTGLSSLVVLDSAERTAGGKDLRPALKIVDGQGNDVLIPGTDMPAQYFLPGKAIVQLEDGIQIGAGDALARIPQESSGTKDITGGLPRVADLFEARRPKEPAILAEISGIISFGKETKGKRRLVITPVDGSEPYEEMIPKWRQLNVFEGERVERGDVVSDGPEAPHDILRLRGVHAVTRYITNEVQDVYRLQGVKINDKHIEVIVRQMLRKATIENAGSSDFLEGEQVEYSRVKIANRDLEANGKIAATFARDLLGITKASLATESFISAASFQETTRVLTEAAVAGKRDELRGLKENVIVGRLIPAGTGYAYHQDRMRRRAAGEQPAAPQVTAEDASASLAELLNAGLGGSDNE; this is translated from the coding sequence GTGAAAGATTTATTAAAGTTTCTGAAAGCGCAGACTAAAACCGAAGAGTTTGATGCGATCAAAATTGCTCTGGCTTCGCCAGACATGATCCGTTCATGGTCTTTTGGTGAAGTTAAAAAGCCGGAAACCATCAACTACCGTACGTTCAAACCTGAGCGTGACGGCCTTTTCTGTGCGCGTATTTTCGGGCCAGTAAAAGACTACGAGTGCCTGTGCGGTAAGTACAAGCGCCTGAAACACCGTGGTGTGATCTGCGAGAAGTGCGGCGTTGAAGTGACCCAGACCAAAGTACGCCGTGAGCGTATGGGCCACATCGAGCTGGCGTCTCCAACTGCTCACATCTGGTTCCTGAAATCTCTGCCGTCCCGTATCGGCCTGCTGCTGGATATGCCGCTGCGCGATATCGAACGTGTTCTGTACTTCGAATCTTATGTCGTAATCGAAGGCGGTATGACGAACCTGGAACGTAACCAGATTCTGACCGAAGAACAGTATCTGGACGCGCTGGAAGAGTTCGGTGACGAATTCGACGCGAAGATGGGTGCGGAAGCTATCCAGGCCCTGCTGAAGAGCATGGATCTGGAGCAAGAGTGTGAAACTCTGCGCGAAGAGCTGAACGAAACCAACTCTGAAACCAAGCGTAAGAAGCTGACCAAGCGTATCAAACTGCTGGAAGCGTTCGTTCAGTCTGGTAACAAACCAGAGTGGATGATCCTGACCGTTCTGCCGGTTCTGCCGCCAGATCTGCGTCCGCTGGTTCCGCTGGATGGTGGTCGTTTCGCAACGTCTGACCTGAACGATCTGTATCGTCGCGTCATTAACCGTAACAACCGTCTGAAGCGTCTGCTGGATCTGGCTGCGCCAGATATCATCGTTCGCAACGAAAAACGTATGCTGCAGGAAGCGGTTGACGCCCTGCTGGATAACGGTCGTCGCGGTCGTGCGATCACCGGTTCTAACAAACGTCCTCTGAAATCTTTGGCCGACATGATCAAAGGTAAGCAGGGTCGTTTCCGTCAGAACCTGCTCGGTAAGCGTGTTGACTACTCCGGTCGTTCTGTAATCACCGTAGGTCCATACCTGCGTCTGCATCAGTGCGGTCTGCCGAAGAAAATGGCACTGGAGCTGTTCAAACCGTTCATCTACGGCAAGCTGGAACTGCGTGGCTTGGCCACCACCATCAAAGCCGCTAAGAAGATGGTTGAGCGTGAAGAAGCTGTCGTTTGGGATATCCTGGACGAAGTGATCCGCGAACACCCGGTACTGCTGAACCGTGCACCAACCCTGCACCGTTTGGGTATCCAGGCATTTGAGCCGGTACTGATCGAAGGTAAAGCGATCCAGCTGCACCCGCTGGTTTGTGCGGCCTATAACGCCGACTTCGATGGTGACCAGATGGCTGTTCACGTACCGCTGACGCTGGAAGCCCAGCTCGAAGCGCGTGCGCTGATGATGTCTACCAACAACATCCTGTCTCCAGCGAACGGTGAGCCAATCATCGTTCCTTCTCAGGACGTTGTATTGGGTCTGTACTACATGACCCGTGACTGTGTTAACGCCAAAGGCGAAGGCATGGTGCTGACTGGCCCTAAAGAAGCTGAGCGTATTTATCGCGCTGGCCTGGCCTCTCTGCATGCGCGCGTTAAAGTGCGTATCACTGAATACGAAAAAGATGATAACGGCGAGTTCGTTGCGAAAACCAGCCTGAAAGACACGACCGTTGGCCGTGCCATTCTGTGGATGATCGTACCGAAAGGTCTGCCTTTCTCCATCGTCAACCAGGCGCTGGGCAAGAAAGCGATCTCCAAAATGCTGAACACCTGTTACCGCATTTTGGGTCTGAAGCCGACCGTAATCTTCGCTGACCAGACAATGTACACCGGCTTTGCTTATGCAGCGCGTTCAGGTGCATCTGTTGGTATCGATGACATGGTCATCCCAGAGAAGAAACACGAGATCATCTCTGAAGCGGAAGCTGAAGTTGCTGAGATCCAGGAGCAGTTCCAGTCTGGTCTGGTAACCGCAGGCGAACGCTATAACAAAGTTATCGATATCTGGGCAGCGGCGAACGATCGTGTATCCAAAGCGATGATGGATAACCTGCAGACCGAAACCGTGATTAACCGTGACGGCGTAGAAGAGCAGCAGGTTTCCTTCAACAGCATCTACATGATGGCCGACTCCGGTGCGCGTGGTTCTGCAGCACAGATTCGTCAGCTGGCTGGTATGCGTGGTCTGATGGCGAAGCCAGATGGCTCCATCATCGAAACGCCAATCACCGCGAACTTCCGTGAAGGTCTGAACGTACTCCAGTACTTCATCTCGACTCACGGTGCGCGTAAAGGTCTGGCGGATACCGCACTGAAAACGGCGAACTCCGGTTATCTGACGCGTCGTCTGGTTGACGTTGCACAGGATCTGGTTGTTACCGAAGACGACTGTGGCACCCTTGAAGGTATCACCATGACCCCGGTTATCGAGGGTGGTGATGTTAAAGAGCCACTGCGCGATCGCGTACTGGGTCGTGTAACCGCGGAAGACATTCTGAAGCCGGGTACCGCAGACATTCTGGTTCCACGCAACACGCTGCTGCACGAGCACATGTGTGATCTGCTGGAAGCCAACTCTGTTGACTCAGTGAAAGTGCGTTCCGTTGTATCTTGTGACACCGACTTCGGTGTATGTGCGCACTGCTATGGTCGTGACCTGGCGCGTGGCCACATCATCAACAAAGGTGAAGCAATCGGCGTTATCGCGGCACAGTCAATCGGTGAGCCGGGTACACAGCTGACGATGCGTACGTTCCACATCGGTGGTGCGGCATCTCGTGCGGCTGCTGAATCCAGCATCCAGGTGAAGAACAAAGGTAGCATCAAGCTCAGCAATGCGAAGTCTGTTGTTAACTCTGCAGGCAAGCTGGTTGTGACCTCTCGTAACACCGAGCTGAAGCTGATCGACGAATTCGGTCGTACCAAAGAGAGCTATAAAGTGCCTTACGGTGCTGTTATGGCGAAAGGTGATGGCGAGCAGGTTGCCGGCGGTGAAACCGTTGCAAACTGGGATCCACACACCATGCCGGTTATCACCGAAGTAAGTGGTTTCATCCGCTTCACTGACATGATCGACGGCCAGACCATTACTCGTCAGACCGACGAGCTGACCGGTCTGTCATCTCTGGTAGTTCTGGATTCTGCTGAACGTACTGCCGGTGGTAAAGATCTGCGTCCTGCACTGAAAATCGTTGATGGCCAGGGTAACGACGTTCTGATCCCGGGTACCGACATGCCTGCGCAGTACTTCCTGCCGGGTAAAGCGATCGTTCAGCTGGAAGATGGCATTCAGATTGGTGCGGGTGATGCTCTGGCGCGTATTCCACAGGAATCCAGCGGTACCAAGGATATCACCGGTGGTCTGCCACGCGTTGCGGATCTGTTCGAAGCACGTCGTCCGAAAGAGCCTGCAATCCTGGCTGAAATCAGCGGTATCATTTCCTTCGGTAAAGAAACCAAAGGTAAACGCCGTCTGGTGATCACCCCGGTTGACGGTAGCGAGCCGTACGAAGAGATGATTCCTAAATGGCGTCAGCTCAACGTGTTCGAAGGTGAACGTGTAGAACGTGGTGACGTTGTTTCCGATGGTCCAGAAGCACCGCACGACATTCTGCGTCTTCGTGGCGTACACGCGGTAACGCGTTACATCACCAACGAAGTACAGGACGTTTACCGTCTGCAAGGCGTTAAGATTAACGATAAACACATCGAAGTTATCGTTCGTCAGATGCTGCGTAAAGCAACCATCGAAAACGCAGGCAGCTCCGACTTCCTGGAAGGCGAGCAGGTTGAATACTCTCGCGTTAAGATCGCTAACCGCGATCTGGAAGCGAACGGCAAAATCGCTGCGACCTTCGCACGCGATCTGCTGGGTATCACCAAAGCGTCTCTGGCAACCGAGTCCTTCATCTCTGCAGCATCGTTCCAGGAGACCACGCGTGTCCTGACCGAAGCGGCTGTTGCAGGTAAACGTGATGAACTGCGCGGTCTGAAAGAGAACGTTATCGTGGGTCGTCTGATCCCGGCTGGTACGGGTTATGCGTACCATCAGGATCGTATGCGTCGTCGTGCAGCGGGCGAACAGCCAGCAGCACCGCAGGTCACTGCAGAAGATGCATCCGCGAGCCTGGCAGAACTGCTGAACGCGGGTCTGGGTGGTTCCGACAACGAGTAA
- the rpoB gene encoding DNA-directed RNA polymerase subunit beta, with protein sequence MVYSYTEKKRIRKDFGKRPQVLDIPYLLSIQLDSFQKFIEQDPEGQYGLEAAFRSVFPIQSYSGNSELQYVSYRLGEPVFDVQECQIRGVTYSAPLRVKLRLVIYEREAPEGTVKDIKEQEVYMGEIPLMTDNGTFVINGTERVIVSQLHRSPGVFFDSDKGKTHSSGKVLYNARIIPYRGSWLDFEFDPKDNLFVRIDRRRKLPATIILRALQYTTEQILDLFFEKVIFEIRDNKLQMELVPERLRGETASFDIEADGKVYVEKGRRITARHIRQLEKDDIKLIEVPVEYIAGKVAAKDYVDESTGELICPANMELSLDLLAKLSQSGHKRIETLFTNDLDHGAYMSETIRVDPTTDRLSALVEIYRMMRPGEPPTREAAESLFENLFFSEDRYDLSAVGRMKFNRSLLRDEIEGSGILSKDDIIEVMKKLIDIRNGKGEVDDIDHLGNRRIRSVGEMAENQFRVGLVRVERAVKERLSLGDLDTLMPQDMINAKPISAAVKEFFGSSQLSQFMDQNNPLSEITHKRRISALGPGGLTRERAGFEVRDVHPTHYGRVCPIETPEGPNIGLINSLSVYAQTNEYGFLETPYRKVTDGVVTDEIHYLSAIEEGNYVIAQANSNLDDEGHFEEDLVTCRSKGESSLFSRDQVDYMDVSTQQVVSVGASLIPFLEHDDANRALMGANMQRQAVPTLRADKPLVGTGMERAVAVDSGVTAVAKRGGTVQYVDASRIVIKVNEDEMYPGEAGIDIYNLTKYTRSNQNTCINQMPCVSLGEPIERGDVLADGPSTDLGELALGQNMRVAFMPWNGYNFEDSILVSERVVQEDRFTTIHIQELACVSRDTKLGPEEITADIPNVGEAALSKLDESGIVYIGAEVTGGDILVGKVTPKGETQLTPEEKLLRAIFGEKASDVKDSSLRVPNGVSGTVIDVQVFTRDGVEKDKRALEIEEMQLKQAKKDLSEELQILEAGLFSRIYAVLVAGGIEAEKLDKLPRDRWLELGLTDEEKQNQLEQLAEQYDELKHEFEKKLEAKRRKITQGDDLAPGVLKIVKVYLAVKRQIQPGDKMAGRHGNKGVISKINPIEDMPHDANGTPVDIVLNPLGVPSRMNIGQILETHLGMAAKGIGDKINAMLKQQQEVAKLREFIQRAYDLGTDVRQKVDLNTFSDDEVLRLAENLRKGMPIATPVFDGAKEAEIKELLQLGGLPSSGQITLFDGRTGEQFERQVTVGYMYMLKLNHLVDDKMHARSTGSYSLVTQQPLGGKAQFGGQRFGEMEVWALEAYGAAYTLQEMLTVKSDDVNGRTKMYKNIVDGNHQMEPGMPESFNVLLKEIRSLGINIELEDE encoded by the coding sequence ATGGTTTACTCCTATACCGAGAAAAAACGTATTCGTAAGGATTTTGGTAAACGTCCACAAGTTCTGGACATTCCATATCTCCTTTCTATCCAGCTTGATTCGTTCCAGAAGTTTATCGAGCAAGATCCTGAAGGGCAGTACGGTCTGGAAGCAGCCTTCCGCTCCGTGTTCCCGATTCAGAGCTACAGCGGTAACTCCGAGCTGCAGTACGTCAGCTACCGCCTTGGCGAACCGGTGTTTGACGTTCAGGAATGTCAGATCCGTGGCGTGACCTATTCCGCACCGCTGCGCGTAAAACTGCGTCTGGTGATCTACGAGCGCGAAGCGCCGGAAGGCACCGTTAAAGACATTAAAGAACAAGAAGTCTACATGGGTGAAATTCCACTCATGACAGACAACGGTACTTTCGTAATCAACGGTACTGAGCGTGTTATCGTTTCCCAGCTGCATCGTAGCCCGGGCGTCTTCTTCGACAGCGATAAAGGTAAAACACACTCTTCCGGTAAAGTACTGTATAACGCACGCATCATTCCTTACCGTGGTTCATGGCTGGACTTCGAGTTCGATCCTAAAGACAACCTGTTTGTCCGTATCGACCGTCGTCGTAAGCTGCCTGCAACCATCATTCTGCGTGCGCTGCAATACACCACTGAACAGATCCTGGACCTGTTCTTTGAGAAAGTGATCTTTGAAATCCGCGACAACAAGCTGCAGATGGAGCTGGTGCCGGAACGTCTGCGTGGTGAGACCGCGTCGTTCGACATCGAAGCCGACGGCAAAGTGTATGTGGAAAAAGGTCGCCGTATCACCGCGCGCCACATCCGCCAGCTGGAAAAAGATGATATCAAACTCATCGAAGTTCCGGTTGAGTACATTGCAGGAAAAGTAGCCGCGAAAGATTACGTTGACGAGTCAACGGGTGAGCTGATCTGCCCAGCGAACATGGAGCTGAGCCTGGATCTGCTGGCTAAGCTGAGCCAGTCTGGTCACAAACGTATCGAAACGCTGTTCACCAACGATCTGGACCACGGCGCGTATATGTCTGAGACTATTCGCGTCGACCCAACGACCGATCGTCTGAGCGCACTGGTAGAAATCTACCGCATGATGCGTCCTGGTGAGCCACCAACGCGTGAAGCGGCTGAAAGCCTGTTCGAGAACCTGTTCTTCTCCGAAGACCGCTACGATCTGTCCGCGGTTGGTCGTATGAAGTTCAACCGTTCTCTGCTGCGCGACGAAATCGAAGGTTCCGGTATCCTGAGCAAAGACGACATCATCGAAGTGATGAAGAAGCTCATTGATATCCGTAACGGTAAAGGCGAAGTGGACGATATCGACCACCTCGGTAACCGTCGTATCCGTTCCGTTGGCGAAATGGCGGAAAACCAGTTCCGCGTAGGCCTGGTTCGTGTAGAGCGTGCGGTTAAAGAGCGTCTGTCTCTGGGCGATCTGGATACCCTGATGCCTCAGGATATGATCAACGCCAAGCCGATTTCTGCAGCAGTGAAAGAGTTCTTCGGTTCAAGCCAGCTGTCTCAGTTCATGGACCAGAACAACCCGCTGTCTGAGATTACGCACAAACGTCGTATCTCTGCACTCGGCCCGGGCGGTCTGACCCGTGAGCGCGCAGGCTTTGAAGTTCGAGACGTACACCCGACTCACTACGGTCGCGTGTGTCCAATCGAAACGCCTGAAGGTCCAAACATCGGTCTGATCAACTCCCTGTCCGTGTACGCACAGACTAACGAATACGGTTTCCTCGAGACCCCGTACCGTAAAGTGACCGACGGTGTTGTAACCGACGAAATTCACTACCTGTCTGCTATCGAAGAAGGCAACTACGTTATCGCTCAGGCGAACTCCAACCTGGATGACGAAGGCCACTTTGAAGAAGACCTGGTAACGTGCCGTAGCAAAGGCGAATCCAGCTTGTTCAGCCGCGACCAGGTTGACTACATGGACGTATCCACCCAGCAGGTGGTATCCGTCGGTGCGTCCCTGATCCCGTTCCTGGAACACGATGACGCCAACCGTGCATTGATGGGTGCAAACATGCAACGTCAGGCCGTTCCAACTCTGCGTGCTGATAAGCCGCTGGTTGGTACCGGTATGGAACGTGCTGTTGCCGTTGACTCCGGTGTTACTGCAGTTGCTAAGCGTGGCGGTACCGTACAGTACGTTGACGCATCCCGTATCGTTATCAAAGTTAACGAAGACGAGATGTATCCGGGCGAAGCGGGTATCGACATCTATAACCTGACCAAATACACCCGTTCTAACCAGAACACCTGTATTAACCAGATGCCATGTGTGTCTCTGGGTGAGCCAATCGAGCGCGGTGACGTGCTGGCAGATGGTCCATCTACCGACCTCGGTGAGCTGGCGCTTGGTCAGAACATGCGTGTAGCGTTCATGCCGTGGAACGGTTACAACTTCGAAGACTCCATCCTCGTATCCGAGCGTGTTGTTCAGGAAGACCGTTTCACCACCATCCACATTCAGGAACTGGCATGTGTGTCTCGTGACACCAAGCTGGGGCCAGAAGAGATCACCGCTGACATCCCTAACGTGGGTGAAGCTGCGCTCTCCAAGCTGGATGAGTCCGGTATCGTTTACATCGGTGCAGAAGTGACCGGTGGCGACATTCTGGTAGGTAAGGTTACGCCGAAAGGTGAAACCCAGCTGACGCCAGAAGAGAAGCTGCTGCGTGCAATCTTCGGTGAGAAAGCGTCTGACGTTAAAGACTCTTCTCTGCGCGTACCAAACGGTGTTTCCGGTACGGTTATTGACGTTCAGGTCTTCACCCGTGACGGCGTTGAGAAAGACAAACGCGCGCTGGAAATCGAAGAGATGCAGCTCAAGCAGGCCAAGAAAGACCTGTCTGAAGAACTGCAGATCCTCGAAGCGGGTCTGTTCAGCCGTATCTACGCGGTACTGGTTGCCGGTGGCATCGAAGCTGAGAAGCTCGACAAACTGCCTCGCGATCGCTGGCTGGAACTGGGCCTGACCGACGAAGAGAAACAAAATCAGCTGGAACAGCTGGCTGAGCAGTACGACGAACTGAAACACGAGTTCGAGAAAAAACTCGAAGCGAAACGCCGTAAAATCACTCAGGGCGACGATCTGGCACCGGGCGTGCTGAAGATCGTTAAGGTTTATCTGGCTGTTAAACGTCAGATCCAGCCTGGTGATAAAATGGCAGGTCGTCACGGTAACAAGGGTGTTATCTCTAAGATCAACCCGATCGAAGATATGCCGCACGATGCTAACGGTACGCCGGTAGACATCGTACTGAACCCACTGGGCGTACCGTCTCGTATGAACATTGGTCAGATCCTGGAAACTCACCTGGGTATGGCTGCGAAAGGTATCGGCGACAAGATTAACGCCATGCTGAAACAGCAGCAGGAAGTCGCGAAACTGCGCGAATTCATCCAGCGTGCCTACGATCTGGGTACCGACGTTCGTCAGAAAGTCGACCTGAACACCTTCAGCGATGATGAAGTTCTGCGTCTGGCGGAAAACCTGCGTAAAGGTATGCCAATTGCAACGCCGGTATTCGACGGTGCAAAAGAAGCTGAAATTAAAGAGCTGCTGCAACTGGGTGGTCTGCCATCTTCTGGTCAGATTACGCTGTTTGATGGTCGCACCGGCGAGCAGTTTGAGCGTCAGGTAACCGTAGGTTACATGTACATGCTGAAACTGAACCACCTGGTCGATGACAAGATGCACGCTCGTTCTACCGGTTCTTACAGCCTGGTTACTCAGCAGCCGCTGGGTGGTAAGGCTCAGTTCGGTGGTCAGCGCTTCGGGGAGATGGAAGTGTGGGCGCTTGAAGCATACGGCGCAGCATACACCCTGCAGGAAATGCTCACCGTTAAGTCTGATGACGTTAACGGTCGTACCAAGATGTATAAAAACATCGTGGACGGTAACCATCAGATGGAACCGGGCATGCCAGAATCCTTCAACGTACTGTTGAAAGAGATTCGTTCGCTGGGTATCAACATCGAACTGGAAGACGAGTAA
- the rplL gene encoding 50S ribosomal protein L7/L12, with product MSITKDQIIEAVAAMSVMDVVELISAMEEKFGVSAAAAVAVAAGPAEAAEEKTEFDVILKAAGANKVAVIKAVRGATGLGLKEAKDLVESAPAALKEGVSKDDAEALKKSLEEAGAEVEVK from the coding sequence ATGTCTATCACTAAAGATCAAATCATTGAAGCAGTTGCAGCTATGTCCGTAATGGACGTTGTAGAACTGATTTCTGCAATGGAAGAAAAATTCGGTGTTTCTGCTGCTGCTGCTGTAGCTGTAGCTGCGGGCCCGGCTGAAGCTGCTGAAGAAAAAACTGAATTCGACGTAATTCTGAAAGCTGCTGGCGCTAACAAAGTTGCTGTTATCAAAGCAGTACGTGGCGCAACTGGCCTGGGTCTGAAAGAAGCTAAAGACCTGGTAGAATCTGCTCCAGCTGCGCTGAAAGAAGGCGTGAGCAAAGACGACGCAGAAGCACTGAAAAAATCTCTGGAAGAAGCTGGCGCTGAAGTTGAAGTTAAATAA
- the rplJ gene encoding 50S ribosomal protein L10, whose translation MALNLQDKQAIVAEVSEVAKGALSAVVADSRGVTVDKMTELRKAGREAGVYMRVVRNTLLRRVVEGTQFECLKDTFVGPTLIAYSMEHPGAAARLFKEFAKANAKFEVKAAAFEGELIPASQIDRLATLPTYEEAIARLMATMKEASAGKLVRTLAAVRDAKEAA comes from the coding sequence ATGGCTTTAAATCTTCAAGACAAACAAGCGATTGTTGCTGAAGTCAGCGAAGTAGCCAAAGGCGCGCTGTCTGCAGTAGTTGCGGATTCCCGTGGCGTTACTGTAGACAAAATGACTGAACTGCGTAAAGCAGGTCGTGAAGCTGGCGTATACATGCGTGTTGTTCGTAACACCCTGCTGCGTCGCGTAGTTGAAGGTACTCAGTTCGAGTGCCTGAAAGACACGTTTGTTGGTCCGACCCTTATTGCATACTCTATGGAACACCCGGGCGCTGCTGCTCGTCTGTTCAAAGAGTTCGCGAAAGCGAATGCAAAATTTGAGGTCAAAGCTGCAGCCTTTGAAGGTGAGTTGATCCCGGCATCGCAAATCGATCGCCTGGCAACCCTGCCGACCTACGAAGAAGCAATTGCACGCCTGATGGCAACCATGAAAGAAGCTTCGGCTGGCAAACTGGTTCGCACTCTGGCTGCTGTTCGCGATGCGAAAGAAGCTGCTTAA
- the rplA gene encoding 50S ribosomal protein L1: MAKLTKRMSVIRDKVDATKQYDINEAIALLKELATAKFVESVDVAVNLGIDARKSDQNVRGATVLPHGTGRSVRVAVFAQGANAEAAKAAGAELVGMEDLADQIKKGEMNFDVVIASPDAMRVVGQLGQVLGPRGLMPNPKVGTVTPNVAEAVKNAKAGQVRYRNDKNGIIHTTIGKVDFDADKLKENLESLLVALKKAKPTQAKGVYIKKVSISTTMGAGVAVDQAGLSAAAN; the protein is encoded by the coding sequence ATGGCTAAACTGACCAAGCGCATGTCCGTGATCCGTGACAAAGTTGATGCGACCAAACAGTACGACATCAACGAAGCTATCGCTCTGCTGAAAGAACTGGCAACTGCTAAGTTCGTTGAAAGCGTTGACGTTGCCGTTAACCTGGGCATCGACGCTCGTAAATCCGATCAGAACGTTCGTGGCGCAACTGTACTGCCACACGGTACTGGCCGTTCCGTTCGCGTAGCTGTATTTGCTCAGGGTGCAAACGCTGAAGCTGCTAAAGCTGCCGGCGCTGAACTGGTAGGTATGGAAGATCTGGCTGATCAGATCAAGAAAGGCGAAATGAACTTTGACGTTGTTATTGCTTCTCCAGATGCAATGCGCGTTGTTGGCCAGCTGGGCCAGGTTCTGGGTCCACGCGGCCTGATGCCAAACCCGAAAGTGGGTACTGTAACCCCTAACGTTGCTGAAGCGGTTAAGAACGCTAAAGCAGGTCAGGTTCGTTATCGTAACGACAAAAACGGCATCATCCACACCACCATCGGTAAAGTGGACTTTGACGCTGACAAACTGAAAGAAAACCTGGAATCTCTGCTGGTTGCGCTGAAAAAAGCAAAACCAACTCAGGCGAAAGGCGTGTACATCAAGAAAGTTAGCATCTCCACCACCATGGGTGCAGGTGTTGCAGTTGACCAGGCTGGCCTGAGCGCTGCTGCAAACTAA
- the rplK gene encoding 50S ribosomal protein L11, with translation MAKKVQAYVKLQVAAGMANPSPPVGPALGQQGVNIMEFCKAFNAKTESLEKGLPIPVVITVYADRSFTFVTKTPPAAVLLKKAAGIKSGSGKPNKDKVGKISRAQLQEIAQTKAADMTGSDIEAMTRSIEGTARSMGLVVED, from the coding sequence ATGGCTAAGAAAGTACAAGCCTACGTCAAGCTGCAGGTTGCAGCTGGTATGGCGAACCCAAGTCCACCAGTTGGTCCAGCTCTGGGTCAGCAAGGTGTGAACATCATGGAATTCTGTAAAGCGTTCAACGCAAAAACTGAATCCCTGGAAAAAGGTCTGCCAATCCCAGTCGTAATTACTGTTTACGCTGACCGTTCTTTCACTTTCGTTACCAAAACCCCTCCAGCAGCAGTTCTGCTGAAGAAAGCGGCTGGTATTAAGTCTGGTTCCGGTAAACCGAACAAAGACAAAGTGGGTAAAATCTCCCGCGCTCAGCTGCAGGAAATCGCGCAGACCAAAGCTGCCGACATGACTGGTTCTGACATTGAAGCGATGACTCGCTCAATCGAAGGTACTGCACGTTCCATGGGCCTGGTAGTGGAGGACTAA